From Magnolia sinica isolate HGM2019 chromosome 13, MsV1, whole genome shotgun sequence, one genomic window encodes:
- the LOC131222413 gene encoding G-type lectin S-receptor-like serine/threonine-protein kinase LECRK3 has protein sequence MAATALPHLLLLFLTFLPLSAIAQAPRNGSLGSSLSTDGNSSWVSPSGDFAFGFRRLVGRDLFLLAVWFDKIPDKTIVWSANGNNPVQRGAKVELTTDSELVLTDHRGQEIWKARPNNGSVSSATMLDTGNFVLTSTDSAIKWQSFDNPTDTILPSQVMNPSSRLASRETETDFSRGSFELRLENNSNLVLYTVDRLTRLSYYPYWESKTGGNGSRLVFNQTTGIIYLILRNGSAFNLSSRNMVPLPARDFYQRATLDFDGVFRQYIHPKKSQTDGSWNQSWSTSLFLPSDICMVMNGKLGSGACGFNSYCIMDEQQRPACECPQGYSYMDPKNAFRGCKQDFVPQICVTDRPREETQFQMIDIINTDWPDSSDYEQYDGVDELQCREACLGDCFCAVAIFKNSTCWKKNLPLSNGRMNPEVGGKALIKVPRGNLTSGTFLPPSSDRGKKDERTLIIIISSLLGGSSFLNFLLLSLVLSAIFFSYRKKSVELHSNSSMIGVNLQSFTYSELEKITDGFKEELGRGSCGTVYKGAVVLDRVKSVAVKKLDNVENEAEEEFRAEVSAIGRTHHKNLVRLLGFCDEGSHRLLVYEYMSNGSLARFLFRRDLRCSWNQRTQIAFGIARGLTYLHEECGDQIIHCDIRPQNILLDDSFTARISSFGLAKFLKTNQTRTTTSIRGTRGYVAPEWFKNMTITAKVDVYSFGVVLLEIICCRANVLPELEDGEDVILTDWVCDCYKKGRIDRLVEDDEEALSDTRKLERMVMVAIWCIQEDPSLRPSMKKVTQMLEGAVEVAIPPNPSSFISSLA, from the coding sequence CTCTCGACAGATGGAAACTCTTCTTGGGTCTCTCCTTCTGGTGATTTCGCTTTCGGATTCCGTCGGCTTGTAGGTAGAGACCTCTTCTTGCTCGCCGTCTGGTTCGACAAGATCCCAGACAAGACTATAGTTTGGTCCGCGAATGGAAACAACCCAGTTCAAAGAGGGGCGAAGGTTGAGCTGACGACCGACAGCGAGCTCGTGCTCACCGATCATCGAGGCCAAGAAATATGGAAGGCCAGACCAAACAACGGCTCTGTCTCTTCTGCCACCATGCTCGACACTGGAAACTTTGTGCTCACAAGCACGGACTCTGCAATTAAATGGCAGAGCTTCGACAATCCGACCGACACCATCTTGCCTTCTCAGGTAATGAATCCCTCGAGCAGGCTCGCTTCTCGCGAGACGGAGACGGACTTCTCCAGGGGAAGTTTCGAACTCCGTCTGGAGAACAACAGCAATCTCGTTCTTTACACCGTAGATCGCCTCACCAGACTTTCTTACTATCCATATTGGGAAAGCAAGACCGGCGGAAATGGTTCTCGGTTGGTCTTCAACCAGACGACAGGCATTATCTACTTAATACTGAGGAATGGAAGCGCATTCAATCTCTCATCGAGAAACATGGTTCCCCTCCCAGCAAGAGATTTCTATCAGAGGGCAACCCTCGATTTCGATGGAGTTTTCAGGCAATACATCCACCCGAAGAAGTCCCAGACCGATGGGAGCTGGAACCAGTCATGGTCTACTTCCCTGTTCTTGCCATCCGACATTTGCATGGTGATGAACGGGAAGCTGGGAAGCGGAGCTTGCGGATTCAACAGCTATTGTATAATGGATGAGCAGCAGAGGCCAGCTTGCGAGTGCCCGCAGGGGTATTCTTACATGGACCCAAAAAACGCATTCCGAGGATGCAAGCAAGATTTCGTTCCACAGATCTGTGTAACAGACAGACCTAGAGAAGAGACTCAGTTCCAGATGATCGATATCATTAACACAGATTGGCCGGACTCCTCTGACTACGAACAATATGATGGTGTGGACGAACTCCAGTGCCGCGAAGCTTGTTTGGGGGACTGTTTCTGCGCGGTCGCCATCTTCAAAAACAGTACCTGCTGGAAGAAGAATCTACCCCTGTCGAACGGGAGGATGAACCCAGAAGTCGGTGGGAAGGCCCTCATTAAAGTGCCGAGAGGCAATTTAACTTCGGGAACGTTTCTTCCTCCAAGCTCAGACAGAGGGAAGAAAGATGAACGTACTTTGATCATCATCATATCATCGCTTCTAGGTGGCTCCTCATTCCTCAATTTCCTCCTCCTGTCATTAGTCTTATCAGCGATTTTCTTCTCTTACCGTAAAAAATCAGTGGAACTCCACTCAAATTCGAGCATGATTGGCGTAAATCTGCAATCCTTTACTTACAGCGAGCTCGAAAAAATCACAGACGGGTTCAAGGAAGAACTGGGCAGGGGTTCTTGTGGCACGGTTTATAAAGGGGCGGTAGTGTTGGATCGTGTAAAATCCGTCGCAGTGAAGAAGCTAGACAATGTGGAAAATGAAGCCGAGGAGGAATTCAGAGCCGAAGTGAGCGCAATAGGCCGGACCCATCATAAGAATCTAGTCCGACTGCTTGGATTCTGCGATGAGGGGTCTCACCGGCTTCTGGTGTACGAGTACATGAGTAATGGCTCTCTAGCAAGATTCCTCTTTAGAAGGGATCTGAGGTGTAGCTGGAATCAAAGAACCCAGATCGCATTTGGGATCGCGAGAGGGCTTACATACTTGCACGAGGAGTGTGGCGATCAGATCATTCATTGCGACATAAGACCTCAAAACATACTACTAGATGACAGTTTCACGGCGAGGATTTCTTCCTTCGGCCTAGCAAAGTTTCTGAAGACGAACCAGACTCGAACTACTACATCCATCAGAGGGACGAGAGGGTACGTCGCGCCTGAATGGTTCAAGAACATGACGATCACTGCAAAGGTTGATGTGTATAGCTTCGGTGTCGTCTTGTTGGAGATCATCTGTTGCAGAGCGAACGTCCTGCCGGAGCTCGAGGACGGAGAGGATGTTATACTGACGGATTGGGTTTGTGATTGCTACAAAAAGGGGAGAATAGATAGGCTAGTGGAGGACGATGAGGAGGCGTTGAGCGACACTAGGAAGCTAGAGAGGATGGTGATGGTGGCGATTTGGTGTATTCAGGAGGATCCGTCGCTGAGGCCTTCAATGAAGAAGGTGACACAGATGCTAGAAGGAGCTGTCGAAGTTGCTATCCCACCCAACCCCTCCTCCTTCATTAGTTCACTCGCTTGA